A single Sphingomonas kaistensis DNA region contains:
- a CDS encoding YeeE/YedE family protein, whose translation MSAAKRFLPPLLSGALFGGGLSIGGMTDPARVRGFLDLFGAWDPTMAFVMGGAVIVMAIAWRLQARMARPLFGERFALPDRTDLDGQLIAGSALFGIGWGIAGLCPGPAVASLALAPTAVLPFVAAMLIGMIAHHLFPERRRALASQGS comes from the coding sequence ATGAGCGCTGCCAAACGCTTCCTCCCGCCGCTCCTGTCGGGAGCGTTGTTCGGTGGCGGGCTCAGCATCGGCGGAATGACCGATCCGGCCCGCGTGCGCGGCTTTCTCGATCTGTTCGGTGCGTGGGACCCGACAATGGCGTTCGTCATGGGCGGCGCGGTGATCGTTATGGCGATCGCCTGGCGCCTGCAGGCGAGGATGGCGCGGCCGCTGTTCGGCGAGCGCTTCGCCCTGCCGGACCGGACCGACCTCGACGGCCAGCTGATCGCCGGCTCCGCGCTGTTCGGCATCGGCTGGGGCATCGCCGGGCTGTGCCCCGGGCCCGCCGTCGCCTCTCTCGCGCTGGCGCCAACCGCCGTGCTTCCCTTCGTCGCGGCCATGCTCATCGGCATGATCGCCCACCACCTTTTTCCAGAGCGCCGCCGGGCGCTCGCCAGTCAGGGATCATGA
- a CDS encoding TIGR01244 family sulfur transferase, whose protein sequence is MKLAVLTPNVTVLAQPSAEDIVDLAAKGYRSIIGNRPDGESEDQPSWAELEAAASGAGLEARHIPVVMGQITDEQVAEFREALETLPKPIAIFCRTGTRAALLWALANQANLTVDERIGIAAKDDYDLEPFRQRLSQEVAQPGTQPTSG, encoded by the coding sequence ATGAAACTTGCCGTTCTCACCCCTAACGTCACCGTACTGGCCCAGCCGTCGGCCGAGGACATCGTGGACCTCGCCGCGAAAGGCTATCGCTCGATCATCGGCAATCGTCCTGATGGCGAAAGCGAGGATCAACCCTCATGGGCGGAGCTCGAAGCCGCCGCTTCCGGGGCTGGCCTCGAAGCGCGCCACATCCCGGTCGTCATGGGTCAGATCACCGACGAACAGGTCGCCGAGTTTCGCGAGGCGCTGGAAACGCTGCCTAAGCCGATCGCAATATTCTGTCGCACCGGCACGCGCGCCGCGCTCTTATGGGCGCTGGCCAATCAAGCCAATCTGACGGTGGATGAACGCATCGGCATAGCCGCCAAGGACGATTACGATCTCGAGCCGTTCCGCCAGCGCTTGTCGCAGGAAGTGGCCCAGCCCGGAACACA
- a CDS encoding YeeE/YedE family protein: MIGLAAALMLLGAGRIAGVSGIAARATGLADSGMSRSSAWMFLIGLPLGALAVIAITGQGPAEFASWPVLVVAGLLVGIGTRMGSGCTSGHGVCGVSRLSQRSMIATATFMAAGIATVVITNRLGGLS, translated from the coding sequence ATGATCGGCCTTGCGGCAGCGCTGATGCTGCTCGGGGCCGGCCGCATCGCCGGCGTGTCGGGCATTGCCGCCCGCGCCACGGGTCTTGCCGACAGCGGGATGTCGCGCAGCAGCGCGTGGATGTTCCTGATCGGCCTGCCGCTCGGGGCTCTGGCTGTCATTGCCATCACCGGACAGGGACCGGCCGAGTTCGCGTCCTGGCCGGTGCTGGTCGTTGCCGGGCTGCTAGTGGGCATCGGAACACGGATGGGTAGCGGCTGCACCAGCGGGCATGGCGTCTGCGGTGTAAGCCGACTGTCCCAGCGCTCGATGATCGCCACCGCGACCTTCATGGCAGCCGGCATCGCGACGGTCGTCATCACCAACCGTCTGGGAGGCCTGTCATGA